The genomic DNA TCTTGTCCAATGACACGTTTCTTAAGAGAACTTTCAAGGTTTAAGAGTTTATCCTTATCAGCTTGAACCAGTTTTTCAACTGGAATGTGTGTCCATTTAGAAATGATTTCTGCGATGTTTTCTTCGGTAACCACCTCACTTAACATACGGTTTTCTTTAGAAGTAGTTAAGGTGTCTATTTCTTTTTCTAAAGCTGGAATTTTCGAATACTGAAGTTCAGCTGCTTGACTATAGTTATAATTATTAAGGGCATTTTGTAAGTCGGTCTTATACGTTTCTAGTTTATGTTTTAGGGCTTTAACGTTTTCAAGTTCGGCCTTTTCTTTTTGCCACTGTGCTTTAAGGGTTTCAGATTCCTTGTTAAGGTCTTTGAGTTCAAGTTCAATCTTCGAAAGTCTTTCTTTACTTAGAAGGTCTGTTTCTTTAGATAAAGCACTCTTTTCAATCTCAAGCTGCATGATTTTTCTTAATACAGTATCTAACTCAACTGGCATAGAGTCAATTTCCATACGGATAGAAGCACAAGCTTCATCAATTAAGTCAATGGCTTTATCAGGTAGGAACCTGTCGGTAATGTATCTGTTAGAAAGGGTTGCGGCAGAGACAATCGCGTTATCACTAATATGAACACCATGGTGTGCTTCAAAACGGTCTTTAAGTCCTCTTAGAATAGAGATGGTATCCATCACGGTTGGTTCATCAATTTGGATCTTTTGGAAACGTCTTTCTAGGGCAGTATCTTTTTCAATGTACTTACGGTATTCATTTAAAGTGGTTGCACCAATACAGTGTAATTCCCCTCTTGCAAGCATTGGTTTAAGCATGTTAGAAGCATCCATGGCTCCATCTGCTCTACCGGCGCCAACAATCGTATGGATTTCATCGATGAAAAGTATAATCTGTCCATCGGATTCTTTGATTTTGTTTAATACAGCCTTAAGTCGTTCTTCAAACTCCCCCCTGAACTTCGCACCAGCGACTAAAGCTGCCAAATCTAGCTCATAAAGGGTTTTGTTTTGTAAACCGAGTGGAACATCCTTATCGACTATACGTCTTGCTAAACCTTCTACAATCGCGGTTTTACCGACACCAGGTTCACCAATGAGCACAGGGTTGTTTTTGGTTTTTCTTGAAAGAATCTTAATCATTCTTCTGATTTCTTCTTCACGTCCTATAACAGGATCAATTTTACCCTGTTTAACCAGTTCGACAATATTTCGCCCAAATTTCTCTAACACATTTGGGTCTTTTTCGTAGTTTTCCATTTGAGGCATCATAAGTTTCATCTCCTTATTATTA from Paracholeplasma morum includes the following:
- a CDS encoding ATP-dependent Clp protease ATP-binding subunit → MMPQMENYEKDPNVLEKFGRNIVELVKQGKIDPVIGREEEIRRMIKILSRKTKNNPVLIGEPGVGKTAIVEGLARRIVDKDVPLGLQNKTLYELDLAALVAGAKFRGEFEERLKAVLNKIKESDGQIILFIDEIHTIVGAGRADGAMDASNMLKPMLARGELHCIGATTLNEYRKYIEKDTALERRFQKIQIDEPTVMDTISILRGLKDRFEAHHGVHISDNAIVSAATLSNRYITDRFLPDKAIDLIDEACASIRMEIDSMPVELDTVLRKIMQLEIEKSALSKETDLLSKERLSKIELELKDLNKESETLKAQWQKEKAELENVKALKHKLETYKTDLQNALNNYNYSQAAELQYSKIPALEKEIDTLTTSKENRMLSEVVTEENIAEIISKWTHIPVEKLVQADKDKLLNLESSLKKRVIGQDHAIKLISDAIIRQRAGIKDQNRPIGSFMFLGPTGVGKTEVARALAQNLFDDDHHIIRIDMSEYMERHSVSRLIGSPPGYVGYDEGGQLTEAVRRKPYSIILFDEIEKAHSEVFNILLQILDDGRLTDNQGRTVDFKNTIIIMTSNLGSEHLLKNDSESKNSVMNLVKQTFKPEFLNRIDEIILFNPLGINVQIQIVDKLLEELSSRLKEKDISITFDDVLKKYIIQNGFSMEYGARPIKRFIQKDIETFLAMRIIEGTLIPHQAYSLSLKDNTLSLNEISKP